A genomic window from Phoenix dactylifera cultivar Barhee BC4 chromosome 7, palm_55x_up_171113_PBpolish2nd_filt_p, whole genome shotgun sequence includes:
- the LOC103722612 gene encoding macrophage migration inhibitory factor homolog has product MPTLNLSTNMPVDAVIASDILKDCTKAVAKIIGKPESYVMISINGGVPMAFAGSEEPAAYGEVISIGGLGPSVNGKLSATLAEIIETKLSVDGSRFYIKFYDVQRSYFGFNGSTF; this is encoded by the exons ATGCCGACGTTGAACCTGAGCACCAACATGCCGGTGGACGCCGTGATAGCCTCCGACATCCTCAAGGACTGCACCAAAGCCGTCGCCAAGATCATCGGCAAGCCCGAATCC TATGTGATGATTTCAATAAATGGAGGAGTGCCTATGGCTTTTGCTGGAAGTGAAGAACCAGCGGCATATGGAGAAGTCATATCCATTGGGGGGCTTGGTCCCAGCGTGAATGGGAAGCTAAGTGCAACTCTTGCTGAAATTATTGAAACCAAGCTGTCGGTGGATGGTTCCAGGTTTTATATCAAGTTCTATGATGTGCAG CGCTCCTATTTCGGCTTCAATGGCTCTACATTTTGA
- the LOC103722613 gene encoding uncharacterized membrane protein At1g16860-like: MGSRFPSHQLSNGLYVSGRPEQPKEKPPTMSSVAMPYTGGDIKKSGELGKMFDIPVDNSKSRKSGPITNAPSRVGSFGGAAHSGPVMPHSGGRSNYSSGPVSCAGIPVTGTSSRQKSSSGPLNRHSDSVKKSSGPQSGGIAPMARQNSGPLHAVLPATGLITSGPISGPLNSSGAPRKVSGPLDSTGPAKLHGTSIAHNQAVTNLSQEVDNSLKSNFPKTILWAMILLFVMGFIAGGFILGAVHNAILLIVVVAFFGAAAALFIWNTCWGRSAMIGFIARYPDAELRTAKDGQYVKVSGVVTCGNIPLESSFQKVPRCVYTSTSLYEYRGWDSKAANPHHRCFTWGLRSMERHVVDFYISDFQSGLRALVKTGYGARVTPYVDESIVVDINPNNKDLSPHFIRWLGERNLSSDDRVMRLKEGYIKEGSTVSVMGVVQRNDNVLMIVPPSEPISTGCQWAKCILPASLEGVVLRCEDTSKIDVIPV; the protein is encoded by the exons CCCCCAACAATGAGCTCTGTAGCCATGCCATACACTGGTGGAGATATTAAAAAATCTGGTGAACTTGGAAAAATGTTTGACATTCCTGTGGATAACTCAAAGTCAAGGAAATCTGGTCCTATTACAAATGCTCCTTCAAGGGTTGGATCATTTGGAGGTGCTGCTCATTCAGGGCCTGTCATGCCTCACTCTGGTGGTCGGTCTAACTATTCATCTGGTCCAGTTTCATGTGCAGGAATTCCAGTTACTGGGACCTCAAGTAGACAGAAATCCAGTTCTGGACCTCTTAACAGACACAGCGATTCAGTCAAGAAATCATCTGGTCCTCAATCTGGAGGAATCGCACCAATGGCTCGCCAAAATTCTGGTCCCCTTCATGCAGTGCTTCCAGCCACAGGACTCATCACGTCTGGACCAATATCAGGGCCATTAAATTCATCTGGTGCCCCCCGAAAAGTATCTGGCCCTTTGGATTCCACTGGGCCAGCCAAGCTACATGGCACTTCCATTGCACACAACCAAGCTGTCACTAATCTCAGCCAAGAGGTTGACAATTCTCTCAAGAGCAATTTCCCCAAAACAATATTGTGGGCTATGATTCTTCTGTTTGTGATGGGGTTCATTGCTGGTGGATTTATTCTTGGAGCTGTTCACAATGCTATTCTTCTCATTGTTGTTGTCGCTTTCTTTGGTGCTGCTGCTGCACTTTTCATTTGGAATACTTGTTGGGGAAGAAGTGCCATGATAGGGTTCATTGCCCGCTATCCTGATGCTGAGCTAAGAACTGCAAAAGATGGTCAATATGTCAAGGTCTCTGGG gTGGTTACCTGTGGAAACATTCCCCTGGAGTCATCCTTCCAAAAGGTGCCCAGATGTGTGTACACATCTACAAGTTTATATGAATACAGGGGTTGGGACTCTAAGGCTGCCAATCCCCATCATCGCTGTTTTACTTGGGGGCTTAGATCAATGGAG AGACATGTGGTCGACTTTTACATCTCTGATTTTCAGTCAGGATTACGAGCACTGGTCAAGACAGGCTATGGTGCAAGAGTGACTCCATACGTTGATGAGTCCATTGTTGTTGACATTAATCCAAACAACAAAGATTTGTCTCCTCATTTTATAAGGTGGTTGGGGGAGAGGAACCTTTCAAGTGATGATCGTGTGATGCGCTTGAAAGAAGG GTATATCAAGGAGGGAAGCACTGTGAGCGTAATGGGGGTTGTCCAAAGAAATGACAATGTCTTAATGATTGTTCCTCCATCAGAGCCAATATCTACAGGATGCCAGTGGGCCAAGTGTATACTTCCTGCAAGCCTTGAAGGAGTAGTTTTGAGATGTGAAGACACTTCAAAGATCGATGTCATACCAGTATAG